The DNA segment GCGGTTCCTGTTCAAGGTGCGGTCCCTGACGCTCATGGGCGGCTCCGGCCCGTACCAGCCGCTGGGACGTTCGCTCATGGTCGACGCGAACGTCCAGAACGACCCCGACGCCGCGCACGAGGTCTTCGCCGCCGACCGCCCCGCCGACGACACCGTGACCATGGTCGGCGTCGACGTCACCGGGACGGTCGTCCTCGACGAGGCCATGACGTCCTCGCTGCGGCACGCCGGGACCGCCTGGGGCACCTTCGCCGCCGACGTCCTGGACGCCTACCACCGGTTCTACGTCCACGAGTGGGGCCGCGACGTCGCGCCCGTGCACGACCCGCTGGCCGCGGCCGTCGTCGCCGACCCCTCCCTCGTCCTGCGGCGGGTCAGCGCCCCGGCCGCGGTGACGACGAACGGGTTCGCGACGCGCGCCCGGCTGCTGGAACTGCCCGACGGGACACCGGCCGCGCTGCCGCAGGAGATCGCGCTGCGCCCCGCGACAGCGGTCGTGGAGGTGGACCGGGCGCGGTTCCTCGCCGGGTTCGTCCGGACCCTGGCCGAGGGGCGGACCCGGTGAGCGACGAACCCCTGGACCAGGTGGCGAACCTGCGCGACGTCGCCCACACCGATCCGCGGCTGCGGCCCGGCGTCCTGTGGCGCAGCGCCCAGCCCCACGCCGGCGACGGGACGCCGCGGGAGGTCGACGCCTGGCCGCCCGCCACCGTCGTGGACCTGCGCTCGGCGGCCGAGGTGCCCGGGGCCGGCCACCCCTTGCGGCTGCCCGGCACGCAGGTGCACTCCGTCCCGCTGCTGGACCACGCGGGGGACCCGGCAGCCCTGGAGCAGCGGCGCCGGACGCTCGTCGAGGTGTACCTGGCGATGCTGGAACCGGGGACGGGCCTGCTGCGGGCCGTGGAGCTCGTCGCGACCTCGCCCGCCCCGGTCCTCGTGCACTGCGCCGCGGGCAAGGACCGCACCGGTCTCGTCGTCGCCCTCGTCCTGCGCCTCGTGGGGGTCTCCCGCGAGGCCGTGCTCGCGGACTTCGCCCTGACCACCGCCGCGATGCCCGACGTGGTGCGGCGCCTGCTCGCCACCTCGCCGCTGCCCCCGGGGGCGGACCTGTCGACGCTGCCGGCCGAGTACTTCACGGCCCCGGCCGAGACGCTCGCCGCGGTGCTCGACGTGTGGGACGCCCACGACGGGGGCACGCAGGGGTGGGCCCTCGCCCACGGCGGCGCCCCCGACCTCGTCGACCGGCTGCGCGCGCAGCTGCTGTGACCCTCAGCCGAGGGCGCGTTCCAGCTCCTCCAGGACGACCCGCGCGGCCGTCGGCCCGGTGTTGAGGAAGAACGCGTCGTCGTCGACCTGGACGGCCCGGCCCGCCCGGACGGCGCCGAGGTCGTCCCACGTGGGCAGCGACGTGAGCTCGGCGGCGTCGCCGCCCTGCACGCCGAAGAACAACCGGTCGCCGTCGGCGAGGTCGAGCTGCTCGAGGCTGAGGTCGCGGGAGGTGTCGTCGGTGAAGCTCTGGGCCGCCGGCCGGGCCAGGCCGGCGTCCTCGGCGACCGACCCGCTGAACGAGGCGACGCCGAAGACGCGGACGCGGTCGCCGTTGCGGCGCAGGAAGGACACCGTGGGGGAGGGGCTGGGCGCCAGCGCCGCCGC comes from the Kineococcus mangrovi genome and includes:
- a CDS encoding nucleoside hydrolase, encoding MTDTPRRQVVVDTDTGLDDALALLLLAGSPHADVAAVTTVYGNCVVEDSLRNAAHVLRLAGLDDVPLTRGAAGPLVGQAHIAGYVHGSDGLGDLGLDRPDPRTTPDSAAERLVALADAEPGRYDVLALGPLTNIALALRLDPRFLFKVRSLTLMGGSGPYQPLGRSLMVDANVQNDPDAAHEVFAADRPADDTVTMVGVDVTGTVVLDEAMTSSLRHAGTAWGTFAADVLDAYHRFYVHEWGRDVAPVHDPLAAAVVADPSLVLRRVSAPAAVTTNGFATRARLLELPDGTPAALPQEIALRPATAVVEVDRARFLAGFVRTLAEGRTR
- a CDS encoding tyrosine-protein phosphatase; protein product: MSDEPLDQVANLRDVAHTDPRLRPGVLWRSAQPHAGDGTPREVDAWPPATVVDLRSAAEVPGAGHPLRLPGTQVHSVPLLDHAGDPAALEQRRRTLVEVYLAMLEPGTGLLRAVELVATSPAPVLVHCAAGKDRTGLVVALVLRLVGVSREAVLADFALTTAAMPDVVRRLLATSPLPPGADLSTLPAEYFTAPAETLAAVLDVWDAHDGGTQGWALAHGGAPDLVDRLRAQLL